The Lysobacter enzymogenes genome window below encodes:
- the dxr gene encoding 1-deoxy-D-xylulose-5-phosphate reductoisomerase: protein MTLPQRNVAVLGATGSIGASALDVIARHPQALRASVLAAGGKVEALLALCERHRPEHAVIADPAGFDALREGLRARGLATQAHQGDQALVELVGSDACDTVVAAIVGAAGLDSTLAAARAGKRLLLANKESLVLAGELLMRAAHEAGATIVPIDSEHNAIFQCLPDAHAHAGLKRILLTASGGPFRGRTRSQLGEVTPEQAVAHPKWSMGPKISVDSATLMNKGLEVIEAHHLFGRADPSAPLPIEVLVHPQSLVHSLVEFVDGSTLAQLGLPDMRTSLAVGFGWPRRIESGVAGLDLLAHGKLEFERPDLDAFPCLRLAFQALAAGGTAPATLNAANEAAVSAFLQRRVGFLAIPALVEDTLAALPSTPASSLAALREADVQARRHAEQAIGRAARPLRA, encoded by the coding sequence TGGACGTGATCGCCCGCCATCCGCAGGCGCTGCGCGCCAGCGTGCTCGCCGCCGGCGGCAAGGTCGAAGCCTTGCTGGCGCTGTGCGAGCGGCATCGTCCCGAACACGCGGTGATCGCCGACCCGGCCGGTTTCGACGCCCTGCGCGAGGGCCTGCGCGCGCGCGGGCTGGCGACCCAGGCGCACCAGGGCGACCAGGCCCTGGTCGAGCTGGTCGGCTCGGACGCCTGCGACACCGTGGTCGCCGCGATCGTCGGCGCCGCCGGCCTGGATTCGACCCTGGCCGCGGCCCGCGCCGGCAAGCGCCTGCTGCTGGCCAACAAGGAATCGCTGGTGCTGGCCGGCGAGCTGCTGATGCGCGCCGCGCACGAGGCCGGCGCGACCATCGTGCCGATCGACAGCGAGCACAACGCGATCTTCCAGTGCCTGCCCGACGCCCACGCCCACGCCGGGCTCAAGCGCATCCTGCTGACCGCCTCGGGCGGGCCGTTCCGCGGGCGTACACGTTCGCAGTTGGGCGAAGTCACCCCGGAACAGGCCGTCGCCCACCCGAAGTGGTCGATGGGCCCGAAGATCTCGGTCGACTCCGCGACCCTGATGAACAAGGGCCTGGAAGTGATCGAGGCGCACCACCTGTTCGGCCGCGCGGACCCGTCCGCGCCGCTGCCGATCGAGGTGCTGGTGCATCCGCAAAGCCTGGTCCATTCGCTGGTCGAATTCGTCGACGGCTCGACCCTGGCCCAGCTCGGCCTGCCGGACATGCGTACCTCGCTGGCGGTCGGCTTCGGTTGGCCGCGGCGGATCGAATCGGGCGTGGCCGGATTGGACCTGCTGGCCCACGGCAAGCTCGAATTCGAGCGCCCCGACCTGGACGCCTTCCCCTGCCTGCGCCTGGCCTTCCAGGCCCTGGCCGCCGGCGGCACCGCGCCGGCCACGCTCAACGCCGCCAACGAAGCGGCGGTTTCAGCGTTTCTTCAGCGCCGTGTGGGTTTCCTAGCGATACCCGCGCTGGTCGAGGACACCCTCGCCGCGCTCCCGTCCACCCCGGCCAGCTCGCTGGCGGCGCTGCGCGAGGCCGATGTCCAGGCCCGCCGCCACGCCGAGCAGGCGATCGGCCGCGCCGCCCGACCCTTGCGAGCCTGA
- the rseP gene encoding RIP metalloprotease RseP, with the protein MSEILGSLWWLIISIGLLVTFHEFGHFWVARRCGVKVLRFSVGFGKPLWMRVGKDGTEYAIGRIPLGGYVKMLDEREYEIGEALQPYAFNRKPVWQRIAIVAAGPVANLVLCVAFLWGMFVIGRPDFAPVVGASTGIAAESGLRRGDLIESVGERATPTWSEVQMALTLGALDRQDLPVKVRAENGSELVRTLRLTRLPAEFDQRRAVQAIGLSGRHELVPAVIGRVLPDKPAWRVLAEGDRITALDGDPIPSWNDLPAAVARLGERGGKAMIEVQRNGDRLALEIQPGRLNVDGKEFWGFGIEPATPAPPKRDAVLRYGPLAAVPAALRESWHQAGELYAMIGRAFSGRVSLQNTVAGPVTIGRAANAYANNGPAWYLQLLAMLSLSLGILNLLPIPILDGGHLLYYLIELVKGSPVSERVMAAGHFVGLALIASLMGLAFYNDILNNLVR; encoded by the coding sequence ATGAGCGAAATCCTGGGCTCCCTGTGGTGGCTCATCATCAGCATCGGTTTGCTGGTGACTTTCCACGAATTCGGCCATTTCTGGGTCGCCCGCCGCTGCGGGGTCAAGGTGCTGCGCTTCTCGGTCGGCTTCGGCAAGCCGCTGTGGATGCGGGTCGGCAAGGACGGCACCGAATACGCGATCGGGCGCATCCCGCTCGGCGGCTACGTCAAGATGCTCGACGAGCGCGAGTACGAGATCGGCGAAGCGCTGCAGCCCTACGCGTTCAACCGCAAGCCGGTGTGGCAGCGCATCGCGATCGTGGCTGCCGGCCCGGTCGCCAACCTGGTCCTGTGCGTGGCCTTCCTGTGGGGCATGTTCGTGATCGGCCGGCCGGATTTCGCCCCGGTGGTCGGCGCCAGCACCGGCATCGCGGCCGAGTCCGGCCTGCGTCGCGGCGATCTCATCGAATCCGTCGGCGAGCGCGCCACCCCGACCTGGAGCGAGGTGCAGATGGCGCTGACCCTCGGCGCGCTCGACCGCCAGGACCTGCCGGTCAAGGTCCGCGCCGAGAACGGCAGCGAACTGGTCCGGACCCTGCGCCTGACCCGGCTGCCGGCCGAATTCGACCAGCGCCGCGCGGTCCAGGCGATCGGCCTGAGCGGGCGCCACGAGCTGGTGCCGGCGGTGATCGGCCGGGTCCTGCCCGACAAGCCCGCCTGGCGCGTGCTGGCCGAGGGCGACCGCATCACCGCCCTCGACGGCGACCCGATCCCGAGCTGGAACGACCTGCCCGCGGCGGTCGCCCGGCTCGGCGAGCGCGGCGGCAAGGCCATGATCGAAGTGCAGCGCAACGGCGACCGCCTGGCGCTGGAAATCCAGCCGGGCCGGCTGAACGTGGACGGCAAGGAGTTCTGGGGCTTCGGCATCGAGCCGGCCACCCCGGCCCCGCCCAAGCGCGACGCGGTGCTGCGCTACGGCCCGCTGGCGGCGGTGCCGGCGGCGCTGCGCGAGAGCTGGCACCAGGCCGGCGAGCTGTACGCGATGATCGGCCGCGCCTTCAGCGGCCGGGTGTCGCTGCAGAACACCGTGGCCGGCCCGGTCACCATCGGCCGCGCCGCCAACGCCTACGCCAACAACGGCCCGGCCTGGTACCTGCAATTGCTGGCGATGCTGTCGCTGAGCCTGGGCATTCTGAACCTGCTGCCGATCCCGATCTTGGACGGCGGACACCTGCTGTATTACCTTATCGAGCTTGTTAAGGGCAGCCCGGTCAGCGAGCGAGTCATGGCGGCCGGGCATTTCGTCGGCCTGGCGTTGATCGCGAGCCTCATGGGCCTGGCGTTCTACAACGACATCTTGAACAACCTGGTGCGCTGA